A stretch of the Oenococcus sp. UCMA 16435 genome encodes the following:
- a CDS encoding NAD(P)-dependent alcohol dehydrogenase has product MDVKERVSLPNYTKDNYPKTTRSAVLNKVFDIEIKDTPLPAMKPTDVLIKVMAVGICGSDVHYYDTGHIGDFVVKKPLILGHESSGIVVATGDEVTTVKRGDRVAIEPGVPCGHCNYCREGKYNLCPNMKFMATPPVDGDLSELIVYPQDFVFPIPDEMPYEIAALNEPFSVGVHVCQKLDVKPGTTAFISGMGAVGLLAILAFRQFGVDRIIVSDSEDLRLETAKKMGADEIIDIRKTDSLEEIMSLTNNEGVDYVMDASGNPAAEREDLRALKRGGKIAYVGVPTTDKIPLDIPFMTDHETQIFGIFRYANTYALGVKILAKHLDVLENLLTNYYSLDETRDALEETRTDKGGSLKVMIYPNEKLRS; this is encoded by the coding sequence TGTTAAAGAACGTGTTTCACTTCCAAATTATACAAAGGATAATTACCCTAAAACAACTCGCAGTGCGGTTTTAAACAAAGTTTTTGATATCGAAATAAAGGATACCCCACTTCCCGCAATGAAGCCGACCGACGTTTTAATCAAAGTGATGGCAGTTGGCATTTGTGGGTCAGATGTCCACTATTATGATACCGGTCATATTGGTGACTTCGTTGTTAAAAAGCCACTCATTCTTGGACATGAGAGTTCAGGGATCGTAGTCGCAACCGGTGATGAGGTCACCACCGTTAAACGCGGTGATCGAGTAGCAATTGAACCAGGTGTGCCATGTGGCCATTGCAATTATTGTCGAGAAGGTAAATACAATCTCTGCCCAAATATGAAATTTATGGCAACGCCACCAGTCGATGGTGATCTTTCCGAATTAATCGTTTACCCACAAGATTTTGTTTTCCCAATTCCTGATGAAATGCCATATGAAATTGCCGCATTAAACGAACCATTTTCCGTTGGCGTTCACGTTTGCCAGAAGCTAGACGTTAAGCCCGGAACCACAGCCTTTATTTCCGGAATGGGCGCCGTTGGTCTCCTTGCAATTCTTGCTTTTCGTCAGTTTGGTGTCGACCGGATCATTGTCAGCGACAGTGAGGATTTACGTCTTGAAACTGCTAAGAAGATGGGTGCCGATGAAATCATCGATATCCGAAAGACTGATTCGCTTGAAGAGATTATGTCTCTAACAAACAATGAAGGTGTTGACTACGTCATGGATGCTTCTGGTAATCCGGCAGCTGAACGCGAAGACCTCCGAGCACTAAAACGGGGTGGTAAAATTGCTTATGTTGGTGTGCCAACCACTGACAAAATTCCATTGGACATTCCTTTCATGACTGATCACGAAACGCAAATCTTCGGTATTTTCCGATATGCCAACACCTATGCATTGGGCGTTAAGATTCTGGCTAAACACCTCGACGTTCTTGAAAACTTATTGACTAATTACTACAGTTTAGATGAGACTCGTGATGCGCTTGAAGAAACCAGAACTGATAAGGGCGGCTCACTAAAAGTCATGATTTATCCCAACGAAAAATTGAGGAGTTAA
- a CDS encoding glucose transporter codes for MAILMALIPPLTWGSVGLICTKMGGSAGQQVLGESLGALILGTFIYLTFVIPRGVIITDRIWIVGILSGLFWAVGTSEQFIAFKKMGVSSALPISTAGQIISNALMAAAVLGEWITVKMWLFGSISIALITIGAILTAARSTLDKHQATKRPATYNQGMIVLIISTVGFMLYFVFPNLLVKVGYISNHIHNANNGINYMTAIVTPQAVGQVIGSILIIIFLFHERTIMFQKYTWKNLTTGIDWGIGNLFMFISAANPLIGQAMATTLSQTGVIIGTFGGIYLLHEYKTKDQMVRIVIGSGLVILGSVLISNLKALG; via the coding sequence ATGGCAATTTTAATGGCCTTAATCCCACCATTAACTTGGGGATCAGTTGGCTTAATTTGTACAAAAATGGGTGGCTCAGCTGGCCAGCAGGTCTTAGGTGAATCGCTTGGCGCTTTAATCTTAGGTACCTTTATTTATTTAACATTCGTTATTCCACGCGGTGTTATTATAACTGATCGTATTTGGATCGTTGGCATCCTTTCAGGGCTGTTTTGGGCCGTTGGCACGTCTGAACAATTCATTGCGTTCAAAAAAATGGGGGTTTCTTCAGCGTTACCAATTTCAACAGCCGGTCAAATTATTTCAAATGCGCTGATGGCCGCAGCCGTTTTAGGTGAATGGATTACCGTTAAAATGTGGCTATTTGGGTCAATCTCAATTGCATTAATTACCATCGGTGCAATCTTGACAGCCGCACGTTCAACCTTAGATAAACATCAAGCCACTAAACGACCAGCAACTTACAATCAAGGAATGATCGTCTTAATTATTTCAACAGTTGGCTTTATGCTTTATTTTGTTTTTCCAAACCTGTTGGTCAAAGTTGGGTATATTAGTAACCATATTCATAACGCTAATAACGGCATCAATTATATGACTGCGATTGTGACCCCTCAAGCGGTCGGTCAAGTCATTGGTTCGATCTTAATTATTATCTTCTTATTCCACGAGCGAACCATCATGTTTCAGAAATACACCTGGAAAAACCTCACAACAGGCATTGATTGGGGTATCGGAAATTTATTTATGTTCATCTCCGCTGCTAACCCACTCATTGGCCAAGCGATGGCCACGACCCTCTCACAAACCGGCGTTATTATTGGCACGTTTGGCGGCATCTACCTGCTTCACGAATATAAAACCAAAGATCAAATGGTTCGTATCGTTATTGGTTCCGGACTAGTGATTTTAGGTAGCGTCCTGATATCAAATTTAAAAGCATTGGGTTAA
- a CDS encoding LacI family transcriptional regulator produces MADIARIAGLSSASVSRILNGHGRYSEETAKRVKKIADEIGYYKNRSAADLASPTNNTIGVINYPAETGANDQVIRGIMEEANHNGLDVIIMMSERDDQESIGRTVQNMIERRVFGVLFLSVRPDQEIIDKLKQANIYPQEVASASDHQISYVSSNDFQIGYQATKFLINQGYHEIGFVGADISKDFIGVNRYQGYQKALAESRIKPDDRWIFEGDGKYSYESGIQAVQYFEQESIPVSAVLATSDDAALGLINGMADVGKHIPDDLAVIGIDGTQVCVRNRPQITSVTQNFRLMGQMAVDELIRPNRKITDVRQIEIPFSIEQRETTKQGLR; encoded by the coding sequence ATTGCTGACATTGCGAGAATTGCCGGACTGTCTTCCGCTTCTGTTTCGCGCATTTTAAATGGTCATGGGCGATACAGTGAAGAGACAGCTAAGCGAGTTAAAAAAATTGCCGACGAAATTGGTTACTATAAGAACCGATCAGCGGCTGATCTTGCCAGTCCGACTAACAATACGATTGGGGTTATTAATTATCCGGCCGAAACAGGTGCAAATGATCAGGTAATTCGTGGCATTATGGAAGAAGCCAATCACAATGGTTTAGATGTGATTATCATGATGTCGGAGCGCGACGATCAGGAAAGTATTGGTCGAACCGTCCAAAATATGATTGAGCGTCGGGTGTTTGGGGTTCTCTTTTTATCAGTTCGTCCTGATCAGGAAATTATCGATAAACTCAAACAAGCAAATATTTATCCGCAAGAAGTTGCCAGTGCCAGTGATCATCAAATCTCATATGTGTCATCAAATGATTTTCAAATCGGTTATCAAGCAACTAAATTCTTAATTAATCAGGGGTATCACGAAATTGGGTTTGTTGGTGCCGATATTAGTAAGGATTTTATTGGTGTGAATCGTTATCAAGGTTATCAAAAGGCCTTGGCGGAATCTCGAATCAAGCCGGATGATCGATGGATATTTGAGGGTGACGGAAAGTATAGTTATGAGTCAGGAATTCAAGCGGTTCAGTATTTTGAGCAAGAATCAATTCCCGTATCAGCGGTCTTGGCAACCAGTGATGATGCGGCGCTGGGGCTGATTAACGGGATGGCAGATGTTGGTAAGCACATTCCTGATGATTTAGCAGTAATCGGAATTGACGGCACCCAAGTTTGTGTTCGCAACCGGCCGCAAATTACCAGCGTCACTCAGAATTTTCGATTAATGGGACAGATGGCGGTTGATGAGTTGATTCGACCGAATCGGAAAATAACGGATGTTCGACAGATTGAAATTCCATTTTCAATTGAACAACGCGAAACGACCAAGCAGGGCCTTAGATGA